CGAGTGACAGCAGGCACACGGCCGCGGCCAGCCCAATCCGCGGGCTCAGGTCTTGAGCCCGAGCCGGACGGCCGTCGTGCAGTTGACGACGTAGGATGAAGGTTTGGTTCCGAAGCACCAGATGACTCCGTTATCCAGTTGAGTCCTGTAAATGGGCATGTCGCCCTTGTTGTTTTCGCAGAAGCAGCGGCCGCATACGTCTTTGCCGCAGCAGTCACGATAGCCGATTATGTATTCCTTGCCGTCGTTGGGGTCGCGGCAGGTGCCGACCCACGAGGTCGGCGACATGATGGTACCGGCGGGACATTCCGTATGACTGCCGCCGCAGCAGCCGCACAGGTTGCCGTCGAAGCCGCAATAGCGCCAGTAGTCGCAGGTCGAAGGATCGTCGGTGCGCCCGGTGCCATAGGCGCCCATCGTCATCTGCGCGTCGGCGCGGCCCAGTACTCGATCGATCGGCAGCAGCGGCAGGACCATCCCGCCAAGCATCAGCTTGCCCATCCGGGCGAGGAAACCGCGGCGCGAGGTGCGTTGCGCGACCGTGCGGGTAAGCTGTTCCACCAGGGTATCCATCGTTCGCCTCCTCGCCTATTTGCGTCCGCCCTTGCCTGCCGCGGCGCGCGCGCCTTCATGATTATGCCCGTGGCCGTCCGCATCGTCCCCATGATTGTGGTCATGCCCATGATCTTGCGCGTCGGCCTCAGAGTGTTCGTGCGGTTCGTGGCCCTCGCCCTGCCGGGACTGCAGGAACTGCTGGATCGACGGAACTCCCATCTGCTTGGCCTCGATCAGGCTCTCCAGATGCTCGCGGGTGTTGAGCAGGCCCTTGGCCCGGATCACTCCGGCGTCGTCGATCATCACACCATAGGGCAGCTTGCCGATCCGGTAGGTCATCCCGACGTCGGCCGAGAGGATGTAGGGAAAATCCTCGAGATGCTGCGTGCGGATGAAGCGTTCGTGCTCGACCGGTTCGCCGTCGCTGGCGAGGATGACGTCGAGCCACGAACTCTCGGCCTGCTGAATCGATTTAACGATCGGCAGCAGCTTTTTGCATACCGGGCAGGTAGGCGAGAGAAAGAAGAGCAGCATGCTGCGGCCGCGCGGGCCGCCCAGGTGAAGGGGCGTGCCGCGGACGTCCTTGACTTCGAACTGCGGCGCGGCCTCGCCTTCCTTGGGTCCGCGGTCGAGCGTCAGCGCTCCCATCGGCGCGATCCGCTCGTGCAGCACGCCGACCTGGCGGAGGAGCGCGAGCATCATCAGCGCCATCGAGAGCACGAGCACCCACAGCAGAATCTGCGAAATCACCAGCGCTTCAAGCATTCAGCGCACCCAGCGCGCGAAGCCCGGGGGCGTTCGCGATCAAGTAGTTGGCGGCGGTATAAAGCACCACGATCGTCGCCGCCGCCATCGCGACGGTGGCGAAGTCGAGAAAATCCATCGCCCGCGCCCCGGCCGGCATCAGCGCGAGCGCGAGCAGCGCGAACAGGACGCCATTGCGGAGCAGCAACCATCCGCTCAGGCGCTGGCGGAGCGCCGGCCCGAAACATCCGCAATCGATATCCGTGCGGCCGCGCGCGAGGTTGATCGCGATTGCGCCGGTGAAGACCGCAAGCAGCACGATCAGCACAAGCGCGGCGGACGCGCGGATAGGACTCAGCAGGAGGCCGAGCGCGGCCGCGCACTCGATCACCGGCGCGATCCAGGCAAACGGCGTCGCCATCCACTCCGGGATCAGCCGGTAGTTGGTCACCGCGCCGCGAAAGCTCTCCAGGTCATAGAACTTGAGCGCTCCCGACGCCGCGAATATGGCGGCGGCAGCCGCCGCGGCCATCCATCCGAGCACTGGGTCAATCTGCGGCATCTTTCTCCGTGCGCGCTCTACGGGCCGGACTGGGGCGTCACGGCGTCAGAGCCCGAACATCTCCCATGGCACGCCGGAGAGACCGGTCATCGTGCCGAGGTACCTGCCGTCGAGCGCGCTGAACGTCTGCATAATGGCCGGCGTCACGCTCAGCACATAGAGCGTCGGCGCGTCGTCCTGGCTGACCAGGATGGAATTGCCCTGCCGCGGCAGCTTGATCCGGTCGACGCGCTTTTTCACTTTCACGTCATACACCCAGACCTCGGTGCCTGGATTCTTGTGCGTCCAGTCGCCTCCTCCCCGATGCATCAGGACGAAGAGCAAGCCCTTGGCGGCGTTGGCCCAGATCGGCTGATAACCGCCCGGCAGCCATCCCGCCTGCTTCTCGTCCTCGCTCAAAAGCGGCCACGGTTCGCCCGGCTCAGCCGGAGTGGAGCCGAGGCCCATCGGATAAACCATCCCGCGGTAGCTGACGAAGTAGGCGTCGTCGCCCACCCGCGCCGGCACGCCGAAGACGGGGTCTTTCTCGATGTCGAAGAAGGGCTTGGCGGTGCGCTTTTGCGCCGTCGCCTTGCCGTCGTCGCTGAACTCCGTGGTCAGCATCGTGCCGTCGCTGCAGACCGAAACGAAGCGCCGCTCTCCTGCGATCAGGACTTCGGCGCATCCGGAAGTTTCGATCTCGCCCGCGACGCTTCGGTTCTGGGTGTTAACCACGGTGACCGAGGTCGCGGGAGTCAGATTGGCGACCAGCACAAAGCGGCCGTCCGACGTCACGGTCATCTCCGAGCTGTCCGGGATCGAGAGCTGGCGCTTGGTCGGCAGAATCACTTCGCCGACCGGCGCCAGGTGACGCGCGTCGTAGATGGTCAGCACGTCGGTGCGGTCGCCGCGCGCGCCCCGCGAATAGTAAGTATCGGCCATGTAGAACTGCTTGTGATCCGGCGCCACCGCGAACGCGCTGGTGATGCCGCCGGTCATCTGACCGAGCACCTGGAGCGAGTCCCCGTCGACGGCGAACACGCTCGTCACCTGCAGAGTGCCGCTGAACGGGTTCATCACGAATACCCAGTGCGGCCCGGCCGGCGGCAACTCCCGCACCTTGACGCCTTCCTCGGGCGGCAACTGGGCCAGCGCGCCGGATCCACACAAGGCCAACAGCCCCAGGAAGATCGCAATGATAAACGCGCCGCGTTTGGCCATCTCAGCTGCTCCCATACAAGTCGGAAAATGCGGCTCCCCGCCCGGCTCTTACCAACTCGTGCTGACCCCGAACGGGTTGCTCCCCATCTCGAGAATCCGACGGAGGACGCCAACCTCCGGTCGAACTCGGTCAGCCCCAAAAGCAACCCGGGTGCCAGAGCGAACTGGGCAATTTCACACGGCCCATCGTCGGTCGAGAGCGCTGGTCCTGCTCGCCTGTCGGGCTTTTGCCCCGCGTTGAGGCAGCCTCGTCCAAGCCGTTTCAATGGCCGAACCGAGCGGCCTCTCTATCCTGCGGCCCTCAGGCTGACTCAGACGCAACTCGCTACGCCCGCCGACGAAGCTTCTTTCCACGCGGAAACCTACCGCAGGGTCGCCCGACAATCAAACGCCGATTCAGGGGAAATTCGGCACTTGGGGCGGAAGCAGCCTCTCCGCGAGGCACTCCCACGCTGCGTCCCGGCGCTGGCGAATCGGACGAGCCAGGGCGACGGTTGACGAACGGCCTCAAAGCGGTCACAAGCGTCTGTTACGCGACCGCGCGCGGATCCGGCTCGGCGATGAAGAAACACCGATCAGCCTCTGAGGGGACGACTGCCGCTTTCGTGATCATCGCCGCGCTAACGCTGATCGCGTTGGCGATAACGGTCGCCGCTGAAGGCCGCTCCCTTGCCGCGCCCGGGCCCGCCGCAAACGCCCCGTCGGCTGATGCCATACAACCGGGCGCCGGCGCCGCAAGGCGGCCGCCGCATTACGTCGGCACCGTTTATTGCTACGCCTGCCACCTCGAGCTATCGCTCGAATTCGCCAAGACCAAGATGGGTCGGCTGTTCCTGGTCAAGCCGGAGAACGACCTCGAGCGCAAAGGCTGCGAGGGATGCCACGGCCCCGCCAGCGACCATGCGGAATCGGGCGGAGGGCTGGGTGTGGGCGGGATGGCGGAGTTCCGAATCGATCAGGGACAGACCATCGAGCGCAACAACCGGGCCTGCCTTCAGTGTCATGACGAAGCGTTCTGGCACGGGAAAACCCATCCGCTGCGCCGGATGGCTTGCTTCGATTGTCACGTCGTGATGGTGCGGATGAGTCCCACTTTCCAACTGGCGCCCGCGGCGGCCGGCGAGGACTGGAATCGCGGGCGCACCTGGCGCGACGCTGCACTCCTGGGTCTGCTGGCGGGGGCGGTGTTAGGCGGATGGCGGCGGCGGCGCCTGCGTCGGCGGCGCAAGGGCTGAGACGGGGGACTTAACGATGGACTGGATCGCCTTTGCCCGCGGCCCCGCTCTCCACTGGGCGCTTGTGATCATGGTCTTCGGTTTTTGCGTGCGGCTGGGCGCTTTCATCTTCAGCCCGGCCGAGCGCGATCTCTATTGGGCGCGCAAACAATTCTGGCTGGGCCGCGGGCACTGGCAAATCGAGAGCTACGTGATGCACGCTGGGCTGCTGATCGTGCTCTTCGGTTTCGCACCGCACATCGTGCTGGTGAGCGATCTGACCGGAGTTGGCTGGCCCGGCCTGCCGATCGGCCTGGTCTGGTTTGCGGGCTCGGTCACGGTGGTCGCGATGGTCGCGGTACTGCTCCATCGGCCGCCCGACGAGACGCGCGCGGCCTGGCCGGCGCGGCTCGACGAATACTTCACGTGGACGGTCGTGCTGACGCCGCTGGTCACAGGGATGCTCGCGTTTCCGCACGTCGGCGGGGCCTCGCTCATGCGCCCATATGCCGCGCTCCTGACGGCTCATCTGTTGAGCGTCGAATTCCTGATGATCTGGCTGCCATTCGGGCGCCTCGCGCATCTGGTGCTCATGCCGCTATTGCGCAGCACCGCGCGCACGCTGGAACTGCTCGGGGTCTGGAGTTGATGATGTGGCGAGAAATCATCGCCAAGCGCCGGCGCGCAATCCGATGGTGGACGGCGCTGGCCGGGCTCGCGATTGTGGCCGGATGCGCGGCCGGTGAACCGCCGCAAAATGCCCCCTCCAGCGCCACGCCGCCGGGCGCTGCGAGCGCTTCGCCCGCCGACTCCGGCGCCGCCACCGAGCAGGGGTACACGGGGCTTTGGGAGGGAACCTCGACCGCGAGCTGTAT
The genomic region above belongs to Candidatus Binataceae bacterium and contains:
- a CDS encoding amine dehydrogenase large subunit, yielding MAKRGAFIIAIFLGLLALCGSGALAQLPPEEGVKVRELPPAGPHWVFVMNPFSGTLQVTSVFAVDGDSLQVLGQMTGGITSAFAVAPDHKQFYMADTYYSRGARGDRTDVLTIYDARHLAPVGEVILPTKRQLSIPDSSEMTVTSDGRFVLVANLTPATSVTVVNTQNRSVAGEIETSGCAEVLIAGERRFVSVCSDGTMLTTEFSDDGKATAQKRTAKPFFDIEKDPVFGVPARVGDDAYFVSYRGMVYPMGLGSTPAEPGEPWPLLSEDEKQAGWLPGGYQPIWANAAKGLLFVLMHRGGGDWTHKNPGTEVWVYDVKVKKRVDRIKLPRQGNSILVSQDDAPTLYVLSVTPAIMQTFSALDGRYLGTMTGLSGVPWEMFGL
- a CDS encoding MauE/DoxX family redox-associated membrane protein, whose product is MPQIDPVLGWMAAAAAAAIFAASGALKFYDLESFRGAVTNYRLIPEWMATPFAWIAPVIECAAALGLLLSPIRASAALVLIVLLAVFTGAIAINLARGRTDIDCGCFGPALRQRLSGWLLLRNGVLFALLALALMPAGARAMDFLDFATVAMAAATIVVLYTAANYLIANAPGLRALGALNA
- a CDS encoding methylamine dehydrogenase light chain; amino-acid sequence: MDTLVEQLTRTVAQRTSRRGFLARMGKLMLGGMVLPLLPIDRVLGRADAQMTMGAYGTGRTDDPSTCDYWRYCGFDGNLCGCCGGSHTECPAGTIMSPTSWVGTCRDPNDGKEYIIGYRDCCGKDVCGRCFCENNKGDMPIYRTQLDNGVIWCFGTKPSSYVVNCTTAVRLGLKT
- the mauD gene encoding methylamine dehydrogenase accessory protein MauD — encoded protein: MLEALVISQILLWVLVLSMALMMLALLRQVGVLHERIAPMGALTLDRGPKEGEAAPQFEVKDVRGTPLHLGGPRGRSMLLFFLSPTCPVCKKLLPIVKSIQQAESSWLDVILASDGEPVEHERFIRTQHLEDFPYILSADVGMTYRIGKLPYGVMIDDAGVIRAKGLLNTREHLESLIEAKQMGVPSIQQFLQSRQGEGHEPHEHSEADAQDHGHDHNHGDDADGHGHNHEGARAAAGKGGRK